The proteins below are encoded in one region of Candidatus Methylomirabilota bacterium:
- a CDS encoding UbiD family decarboxylase, translating to MTETFRAMLTRLDKDGELLRLGQEVDARHLSALIVKADRPVLFEHVRGYDIPLVGGLFWTRQRLARALGWPESELGTRFLGGLQTRIEPELTETAPAQEVVRTGRDVDLTALPIPFLAEKDGGPYISAGVVLARSDASSVNAGVYRLMYRCRDETGIDLVTASDLRRLYEAALGRKEPLPISVSLGAHPVELLSAAYKAPPGVSELTIAGGLHGSPVRLARGRTIDGPALADAEIVLEGALLPIGWSEDEGPFGEFAGMYGDLKWNPVFKVSAITHRRDAVFHAIQMPWENAWLGAAVTEAQVWDVLRRAGVDVVNVAVTEGSACRFSVIAAIRKRAGEGKNALMAILSLPDTKHAIVVDHDIDIFDPTQVEWARTFCVQADRDVVVIEGARAKHIDPSVKPWELGKGELPVTAKLGVDATIPEGIPRRYYERIKPAFFDEVRFDADR from the coding sequence ATGACCGAGACCTTCCGCGCGATGCTGACCCGTCTGGACAAGGACGGGGAGCTGCTGCGCCTGGGCCAGGAGGTGGACGCGCGCCACCTCTCCGCGCTCATCGTCAAGGCCGACCGGCCCGTGCTCTTCGAGCACGTGCGCGGCTACGACATCCCCCTGGTCGGCGGCCTCTTCTGGACGCGCCAGCGCCTGGCCCGGGCCCTCGGCTGGCCCGAGAGCGAGCTGGGCACGCGCTTCCTCGGCGGGCTCCAGACCAGGATCGAGCCCGAGCTGACCGAGACCGCGCCGGCGCAGGAGGTCGTGCGGACCGGACGCGACGTGGATCTCACGGCGCTGCCGATCCCGTTCCTCGCCGAGAAGGATGGCGGCCCCTACATCTCCGCGGGCGTGGTGCTGGCGCGTTCCGACGCCAGCAGCGTCAATGCCGGCGTCTACCGCCTGATGTACCGCTGCCGTGACGAGACCGGGATCGACCTCGTCACCGCATCCGATCTGCGCCGGCTCTACGAGGCCGCCCTCGGCAGGAAGGAGCCGCTGCCGATCTCGGTCTCGCTGGGCGCCCATCCGGTCGAGCTGCTGAGCGCGGCCTACAAGGCCCCACCCGGCGTGAGCGAGCTGACCATCGCCGGTGGCCTGCACGGAAGCCCCGTGCGGCTGGCCCGGGGCCGGACGATCGACGGGCCGGCACTGGCCGACGCCGAGATCGTCCTGGAGGGCGCGCTGCTGCCGATCGGCTGGAGCGAGGACGAGGGCCCGTTCGGCGAGTTCGCCGGCATGTACGGCGACCTCAAGTGGAACCCGGTCTTCAAGGTGAGCGCGATCACCCACCGGCGGGACGCCGTGTTCCACGCCATCCAGATGCCGTGGGAGAACGCCTGGCTGGGCGCCGCGGTGACCGAGGCTCAGGTGTGGGACGTCCTGCGCCGCGCCGGCGTCGACGTGGTCAACGTGGCGGTGACCGAGGGCAGCGCCTGCCGCTTCTCGGTGATCGCGGCCATCCGGAAGCGGGCGGGGGAGGGCAAGAACGCGCTGATGGCGATCCTCTCGCTACCCGACACCAAGCACGCGATCGTCGTCGATCACGACATCGACATCTTCGACCCGACCCAGGTGGAGTGGGCCCGCACCTTCTGCGTGCAGGCCGACCGCGACGTCGTCGTCATCGAGGGCGCGCGGGCCAAGCACATCGACCCCAGCGTGAAGCCCTGGGAGCTCGGCAAGGGCGAGCTGCCCGTCACCGCCAAGCTGGGCGTCGACGCGACGATCCCCGAGGGCATCCCGCGCCGGTACTACGAGCGGATCAAGCCGGCCTTCTTCGACGAGGTGCGGTTCGATGCCGACCGCTGA